Proteins from one Legionella taurinensis genomic window:
- the recN gene encoding DNA repair protein RecN — MLTSLRIENFAIVKQLDLDFSQGMTAFTGETGAGKSIMIDALMLALGGRGDATTLRTGEDKCDISATFHIDKTSEPAKWLEEHDIDCEAGEIILRRIIYAEGRSKSYINGQPFPLQKVKEFSEMLVHIHGQHQHQTLLHHATHRQQLDDYAGHDECLQQVQALYKQCQKIKQEMDHLKNQDAHSDRLELLQFQIDELQALNTYEGEMQSLSEEHQLLHHANDYLTHSQQILALLNDNDELNINRALNQVLQYMNQLPQEQETIKNAAELINNALIQCEEAVNEVREFTNQVQLDPERLQTVELRLSALHQAARKYHIDANALPRHASQLQEEFEQLQNKEQRATFLQQEYDRCTRHYEEAAAQLSSARKRAAEKLSEEITRIIQQLGMPKGRVEIEISALDKMQAHGMDKVEYKVCTNPGMPPDLLSKIASGGELSRISLAIQMVTAQRGATPTLLFDEVDVGIGGATAALVGQLLRKLGERLQVFCVTHQPQVASAAHHHFVVEKHSVHNETFSHIIALEESDKINEIARMLGGLTITEQTRLHAKELLIQNH, encoded by the coding sequence ATGCTCACCTCCTTGCGCATTGAAAATTTTGCCATTGTCAAACAGCTGGACCTGGATTTCTCCCAGGGGATGACTGCATTCACTGGAGAAACCGGCGCTGGTAAATCGATTATGATTGACGCCCTGATGCTGGCCTTAGGCGGCCGTGGCGATGCCACCACATTACGCACAGGCGAAGACAAATGCGACATCAGCGCGACCTTTCATATTGATAAAACCTCTGAACCAGCTAAATGGCTTGAGGAACACGACATTGACTGCGAAGCCGGTGAAATCATTCTGCGGCGAATAATCTATGCAGAAGGCCGCTCAAAATCCTACATCAATGGTCAACCGTTTCCCCTGCAAAAGGTCAAAGAATTCAGCGAAATGCTGGTCCATATCCACGGCCAGCATCAACATCAAACGCTGCTGCATCATGCGACTCACCGTCAGCAGCTTGATGATTATGCCGGTCATGATGAGTGTTTACAGCAAGTGCAGGCCCTTTATAAGCAATGCCAGAAGATTAAACAGGAAATGGACCATCTTAAAAATCAGGATGCCCATTCTGATCGTCTGGAGTTGCTGCAGTTTCAGATCGATGAATTGCAGGCTTTAAACACCTACGAAGGCGAAATGCAATCCTTAAGCGAAGAACATCAGCTTCTGCATCATGCCAACGACTACTTAACCCACAGTCAGCAGATCCTGGCTTTGCTCAATGACAATGACGAGCTCAATATCAATCGGGCGTTAAATCAGGTTCTGCAGTACATGAATCAACTGCCTCAGGAGCAAGAGACCATTAAAAACGCAGCGGAACTCATCAATAATGCCTTGATCCAGTGCGAAGAAGCCGTAAATGAAGTCCGCGAATTCACCAATCAGGTCCAGCTGGATCCGGAACGATTGCAAACCGTCGAACTTCGGCTCAGCGCGTTGCATCAGGCGGCACGCAAATACCATATTGATGCCAATGCACTGCCCCGGCATGCCAGCCAATTGCAGGAGGAATTCGAGCAATTACAGAATAAAGAGCAGCGCGCCACCTTCCTGCAACAGGAGTATGATCGCTGCACCCGTCATTATGAAGAAGCCGCCGCACAGCTATCCAGCGCACGAAAACGGGCCGCGGAAAAACTGTCCGAGGAAATTACCCGCATTATCCAGCAATTGGGTATGCCGAAGGGGCGGGTTGAAATCGAAATCAGCGCACTTGATAAGATGCAGGCGCATGGCATGGACAAAGTCGAATACAAGGTCTGCACCAACCCCGGTATGCCGCCGGACTTATTGAGCAAAATTGCTTCGGGTGGTGAATTGTCCCGCATCAGTCTGGCAATCCAGATGGTGACAGCCCAACGCGGTGCCACACCCACCTTGTTATTTGATGAAGTGGACGTCGGTATTGGCGGCGCAACAGCTGCATTAGTAGGCCAATTATTGCGTAAACTGGGCGAGCGTCTCCAGGTTTTTTGTGTCACTCATCAACCGCAGGTTGCCTCTGCCGCTCACCATCATTTTGTGGTTGAAAAACACAGTGTACACAATGAGACTTTTTCGCACATTATTGCACTTGAAGAAAGCGACAAAATCAATGAAATTGCCCGTATGCTCGGTGGATTGACCATCACGGAACAAACCCGGCTGCATGCTAAAGAATTGCTTATTCAGAATCATTAG
- the typA gene encoding translational GTPase TypA, with product MIERIRNIAIIAHVDHGKTTLVDKLLQQTGTLNERAPKVERLMDSNALEKERGITILAKNTSVHWRDHQINIVDTPGHADFGGEVERILSMVDSVLLLVDAVDGPMPQTRFVTQKAFARGLNPIVVINKIDRPGARPHWVMDQVFDLFDNLGANDTQLDFPVVYASALNGYAKLDLDDEASDMNALLQTIIDRVSPPDVDENGPFQMQISSLDYSSYVGTIGIGRITRGRIKSKSPVKVIDKDGNVRSGRILQLLGFKGLERVEVEDASAGDIVAITGIEQLNISDTLCDPNQVEALPALTVDEPTISMTFQINDSPFAGQEGKFITSRKVRERLQTELLHNVALRVEDTEDPDKFRVSGRGELHLSILIENMRREGYELAISKPEVIMREENGEQLEPYERLTVDVEETHQGAIMEKLGERRGEMQNMIPDGKGRVRLDYMIPTRGLIGFHTEFLSSTSGTGLMYHVYDHYGPAHRGRLGQRVNGVLIANCNGAARAFALFNLQERGRLFIEPQTMCYEGMLVGIHSRDNDLVVNVTKEKQLTNIRASGSDENIILTPPIKLSLEQALEFIDDDELVEVTPQSIRLRKKALKEHERKRASRASTEE from the coding sequence ATGATTGAGAGAATTCGCAACATCGCCATCATTGCTCACGTTGATCATGGCAAAACCACCCTGGTTGATAAACTGTTACAACAAACCGGTACTTTAAATGAGCGCGCCCCCAAAGTGGAACGCCTGATGGATTCCAACGCCTTGGAAAAAGAACGCGGCATCACCATTCTTGCCAAGAACACCTCCGTCCACTGGCGCGATCACCAGATTAATATTGTCGACACCCCGGGCCATGCCGATTTTGGAGGCGAAGTGGAGCGTATTCTCTCCATGGTCGACAGTGTGCTGCTGCTGGTTGATGCCGTGGATGGGCCCATGCCGCAAACACGCTTTGTAACCCAGAAAGCCTTTGCCCGCGGCTTGAATCCGATTGTGGTGATTAACAAAATCGATCGCCCCGGTGCCAGACCGCATTGGGTCATGGATCAGGTGTTTGACCTGTTTGACAATCTGGGTGCCAATGATACACAACTTGATTTCCCGGTGGTGTATGCTTCCGCATTAAATGGCTATGCCAAGCTTGATCTTGACGATGAAGCCAGCGACATGAACGCCTTATTGCAAACCATCATTGATCGCGTGTCGCCACCCGACGTGGATGAGAATGGCCCTTTTCAGATGCAGATCAGTTCACTGGACTATTCCTCTTACGTAGGAACCATTGGCATCGGCCGGATTACCCGCGGCAGAATCAAGAGCAAATCGCCGGTGAAGGTCATTGATAAAGACGGCAATGTCCGCAGCGGCCGTATCTTGCAATTATTGGGCTTTAAAGGGCTCGAGCGCGTCGAAGTGGAAGACGCCAGCGCCGGTGACATCGTCGCCATCACGGGAATTGAACAGCTTAACATTTCAGACACCCTCTGCGATCCGAATCAGGTTGAAGCCCTGCCGGCATTGACAGTGGATGAGCCCACCATCAGCATGACGTTTCAGATTAACGACTCGCCTTTTGCCGGGCAAGAAGGCAAGTTCATTACCAGCCGCAAGGTACGCGAGCGTTTGCAAACCGAATTGCTGCATAACGTGGCTTTACGGGTTGAGGACACCGAAGATCCGGACAAATTCCGCGTCTCCGGCCGCGGCGAACTGCACTTGTCCATTCTCATCGAAAACATGCGCCGCGAGGGTTATGAACTGGCCATTTCAAAGCCTGAAGTGATCATGCGGGAAGAAAATGGCGAGCAACTGGAGCCTTACGAACGTTTAACCGTGGACGTGGAAGAAACCCATCAGGGTGCAATTATGGAAAAGCTCGGCGAACGTCGAGGCGAAATGCAGAACATGATTCCTGACGGTAAAGGCCGAGTCCGACTGGACTACATGATTCCTACCCGCGGCTTAATCGGTTTTCACACCGAATTCCTGTCAAGCACGTCTGGCACGGGTTTAATGTACCACGTGTATGACCATTACGGTCCTGCACATCGCGGCCGCCTGGGTCAACGCGTGAATGGCGTATTGATTGCCAACTGCAACGGCGCCGCCCGTGCGTTTGCCCTGTTTAATCTACAGGAGCGCGGCCGGTTGTTCATTGAACCGCAAACCATGTGCTATGAAGGCATGCTCGTCGGCATTCATTCACGGGATAACGACCTCGTGGTCAATGTCACCAAAGAAAAACAACTGACCAATATCCGTGCCTCAGGCAGTGATGAAAACATCATTCTGACGCCGCCTATCAAACTGTCGCTGGAGCAGGCTCTGGAGTTCATTGACGATGACGAGCTGGTGGAAGTCACCCCGCAATCCATCCGTCTGCGCAAAAAAGCGCTGAAGGAACACGAGCGGAAACGGGCTTCACGCGCCAGCACCGAGGAGTAA
- a CDS encoding acyl-CoA thioesterase gives MAPRGEITIQTLAMPADTNANGDIFGGWIVSQMDLAAGVLAKKLARGRVATVAIHSMTFLKPVHVGDVVSCHVELIKRGTTSMTIAVEVWAEPAAGSGRYQVTEGTFVFVAIDEEGKSRKVLDSE, from the coding sequence ATGGCACCTCGCGGCGAAATTACCATTCAGACCTTAGCCATGCCGGCTGATACCAATGCCAATGGCGATATTTTTGGCGGGTGGATTGTTTCACAAATGGATTTGGCTGCCGGCGTGCTGGCAAAAAAATTGGCGCGTGGACGTGTTGCGACGGTAGCCATTCATTCCATGACTTTTTTAAAACCTGTGCACGTGGGTGATGTGGTCAGCTGCCACGTGGAATTAATTAAGCGAGGCACAACGTCGATGACCATTGCTGTCGAAGTCTGGGCAGAGCCCGCAGCCGGTTCGGGACGCTATCAGGTGACCGAGGGGACCTTTGTTTTTGTAGCCATTGACGAAGAAGGAAAATCAAGAAAGGTGCTTGATTCGGAATGA
- a CDS encoding thiopurine S-methyltransferase, with product MNKGKQFWHALWESGNLPFHRPLVNDDLIQFWPSLQTADNPSILVPLCGKSLDLLWLVDQGATVTGIELSELAVQQLAAENHLPLKQQTIDDCLCYSSPALTLWVHDLFTLPQRLIEPAEGLYDRGALVALPAALRAAYTSRCLQWLKSKGRILLKTLTYNQTLMEGPPYSVTPDELAALYPGCTLHLLKESHRRMDESDSLFVRGLREVIDYVWLIERN from the coding sequence GTGAATAAAGGAAAACAATTCTGGCACGCGCTGTGGGAAAGCGGCAATCTGCCTTTCCACCGCCCGTTGGTCAATGACGACTTAATTCAGTTCTGGCCGTCCCTTCAAACGGCGGATAATCCCTCCATTTTAGTCCCTTTGTGCGGCAAGAGCCTGGATTTGCTGTGGCTGGTGGACCAGGGGGCCACGGTCACTGGCATTGAATTAAGCGAGCTTGCTGTGCAGCAACTGGCCGCTGAAAATCACCTGCCGCTCAAACAACAGACCATTGACGATTGCCTGTGCTACTCCTCACCGGCGTTAACGCTCTGGGTCCATGATTTGTTTACACTGCCTCAACGCCTCATTGAACCCGCAGAGGGGCTTTATGATCGCGGAGCGCTCGTGGCCTTGCCTGCGGCGTTACGCGCTGCTTACACGTCTCGCTGTTTGCAGTGGCTAAAATCAAAAGGCCGCATTTTACTGAAAACCTTAACCTACAATCAGACGCTGATGGAGGGGCCGCCTTACAGCGTCACCCCGGATGAACTAGCCGCGCTGTACCCAGGCTGTACGCTGCACCTGCTTAAGGAAAGCCACCGCCGCATGGATGAGTCTGATTCGCTGTTTGTCCGCGGGTTGCGGGAGGTTATCGATTATGTCTGGTTAATTGAAAGGAATTAA
- a CDS encoding J domain-containing protein, producing the protein MPKKLYEILGLNTEQCSEDDLRKAYRKKALQYHPDKNRNDPSAEAKFKEVGAAYSILSDNHQRAQYDAGFIDEQGNPVQAQQRSAPRQPQPQPREEQTHRPQPQPREEQTHRPQPQSREEQTPRPQPTRRRASNQDNYDSHRFYPRPAPTYYRFYNSPSDASTFKPGPEHAPFFIYTTPTPLRTLFNLFTDFDAHLHREEKAESYRYHRGNSSAPEFISIKTHHAPSMERMIDQLIAQMILLELVSQMAPHYTSTMPHSR; encoded by the coding sequence ATGCCTAAGAAGTTATACGAAATCCTTGGACTCAACACTGAACAATGTTCAGAGGATGACCTACGCAAAGCCTATCGCAAAAAGGCGCTGCAATACCATCCTGACAAGAATCGGAACGATCCATCGGCTGAAGCAAAATTCAAGGAAGTCGGTGCTGCCTACAGCATTTTAAGTGATAACCACCAACGCGCTCAATACGATGCAGGCTTCATTGATGAACAGGGAAATCCTGTTCAGGCACAACAACGCAGTGCACCCAGACAACCACAGCCGCAACCCCGTGAAGAACAGACTCACAGGCCCCAGCCGCAGCCCCGTGAAGAACAGACTCACAGGCCCCAGCCGCAGTCCCGTGAAGAACAGACTCCCAGACCTCAGCCGACCAGAAGAAGGGCTTCCAACCAGGACAATTACGATTCGCATCGTTTTTATCCACGACCAGCCCCAACCTATTACCGGTTTTATAACTCACCCTCGGATGCCAGTACCTTCAAACCGGGCCCAGAACACGCTCCGTTTTTTATTTACACCACCCCTACACCGCTGAGGACCCTGTTTAATCTGTTTACCGATTTTGATGCTCATCTGCATCGAGAAGAGAAGGCTGAATCCTATCGCTATCACAGAGGCAATTCCTCTGCTCCGGAATTTATCTCAATCAAAACGCACCATGCTCCCAGCATGGAACGGATGATTGACCAGCTCATTGCCCAAATGATTCTTCTGGAACTGGTTAGCCAAATGGCGCCGCATTACACAAGCACCATGCCTCACTCCCGATAA
- a CDS encoding DNA gyrase inhibitor YacG: MKTNKPKIKCPTCGQSDTWRLDNPYKPFCSYRCKLIDLGEWASESRKIPGDPTNLGNVQDSDDSGE; encoded by the coding sequence ATGAAGACCAATAAACCAAAAATTAAATGCCCGACTTGTGGCCAATCAGACACCTGGCGTTTGGATAATCCGTACAAACCCTTTTGTTCCTACCGCTGTAAATTAATTGATTTAGGGGAGTGGGCCAGTGAATCACGAAAAATTCCCGGAGATCCCACGAACCTGGGCAATGTCCAGGACAGTGACGATTCAGGCGAATAG
- a CDS encoding NAD(+) kinase yields MKQKFQRIIIYARQHRANQGVNESIERLVQFLHHQKIETYQDTETASHFKLNLPVLERSCMGKKQDLIIVVGGDGSLLSAARMAIKVNVPVIGINRGRLGFLTDINPKDMEKQLDTVLGGRYMEEHRFLLQTRIHDDENTYFQGDALNDVVLGRGSETHLIEFDVYINQQYVCHYRSDGLIISTPTGSTAYALSAGGPIMHPQLNAMVLVPMFSHSLSSRPLVIDGQAKVDLIISELNETDLRISCDGHESRLVKPGQQVSVEKNAQQLRLLHPADYHYYDTLRIKLGWESKHQG; encoded by the coding sequence ATGAAACAAAAATTCCAACGCATTATCATTTACGCACGACAACACCGTGCCAACCAGGGCGTCAATGAAAGCATTGAGCGCCTGGTTCAATTTTTACATCATCAGAAAATCGAGACCTATCAGGATACCGAGACCGCCTCTCATTTCAAACTGAATCTCCCGGTCCTTGAACGATCCTGCATGGGTAAAAAACAGGATTTGATTATTGTGGTCGGCGGCGATGGTAGCCTGTTATCGGCTGCGCGCATGGCCATTAAAGTCAATGTGCCGGTCATTGGCATCAACCGCGGCCGCCTGGGTTTCCTGACGGACATTAATCCGAAAGACATGGAAAAACAACTGGACACCGTGCTGGGTGGCCGATACATGGAAGAACACCGTTTTTTACTGCAAACCCGCATCCATGATGATGAAAACACCTACTTCCAGGGCGATGCTTTAAATGACGTCGTGTTGGGCCGCGGCAGTGAAACCCACCTCATCGAATTCGATGTCTACATCAATCAGCAGTACGTCTGTCATTACCGCTCGGATGGCTTGATCATTTCTACTCCGACAGGTTCCACCGCCTATGCCCTGTCAGCTGGCGGCCCGATCATGCATCCCCAGTTGAATGCCATGGTCCTGGTGCCGATGTTTTCACACAGTTTAAGCTCAAGGCCGCTGGTTATCGATGGCCAGGCAAAAGTGGACCTAATCATCAGTGAATTGAATGAAACCGATTTGCGCATCAGCTGCGACGGGCATGAATCGCGGCTGGTAAAACCGGGACAACAGGTATCTGTCGAAAAAAATGCGCAGCAACTCCGCTTGTTACATCCCGCCGATTACCATTATTATGATACATTACGGATCAAACTCGGCTGGGAATCAAAACACCAGGGATAA
- a CDS encoding Tex family protein, which translates to MSQEMLSTAATIAQELKVKVSQVETAIRLLDEGATVPFIARYRKEATEGLDDTQLRQLAERLLYLRELDERRAVILQSIREQEKLTPELEQAILTADTKTRLEDLYLPHRPKRRTKAQLAREAGLEPLAMTLWQEPGHDPETHAQQFINAEAGIADAKAALEGARQILMERFAEDPELLSELREYLWQHAVLKSTGEAKDKKDAANKFADYFDYAEPIKKIPSHRALALFRGRRESVLQIGLHLVDDAEYGERRVAAYFNISHQGRAADNWLLDTVRMTWKIKLFTKLELELLARLRESADEEAIHVFARNLRGLLLAAPAGPRITIGLDPGIRTGVKVVVVDITGKLLDYTTVFPFAPQNEWHQAIAELAKLAAKHHVNLISIGNGTGSRDTERLVADMIKMYPDLKLNKVLVSEAGASVYSASELAANEFPDLDVSLRGAVSIARRLQDPLAELVKIEPKAIGVGQYQHDVNQTRLARSLDGVVEDCVNAVGVDVNTASVALLTRVSGLNETLAKNLVEYRDQHGAFADRNQLKQVPRMGEKTFQQAAGFLRIMNGSNPLDASAVHPEAYALVERILADKKVTITQVIGNHDLLTSVNAADYVDEQFGLPTVRDVLRELEKPGRDPRPEFKTVNFKEGVEDISHLEEGMILEGVISNVTNFGAFVDIGVHQDGLVHISAMTNRFITDPHTVVKAGDIVKVKVVEVDKERRRIGLSMKLDEARPAVVHKKVSKPQAKKAPVVKKDDARKKEDRRQVQPAKKGVFNTAMADALAKLKPGS; encoded by the coding sequence ATGAGTCAAGAGATGTTGTCTACGGCAGCGACAATTGCCCAGGAGCTTAAAGTAAAGGTGTCGCAGGTAGAAACCGCCATTCGCCTATTGGATGAAGGCGCGACCGTACCTTTTATTGCCCGCTATCGTAAAGAAGCGACAGAGGGCCTCGATGACACTCAATTAAGACAACTGGCGGAGCGTCTGCTTTATCTGCGTGAACTGGATGAGCGCCGCGCCGTGATTCTGCAGTCCATCCGTGAGCAGGAGAAATTGACGCCGGAACTGGAGCAGGCCATTCTTACTGCGGACACCAAAACCCGCCTGGAAGATCTCTACCTGCCGCATCGTCCCAAGCGGCGTACCAAGGCGCAATTGGCCCGCGAAGCAGGACTTGAACCGCTGGCGATGACCCTCTGGCAGGAGCCCGGGCATGATCCCGAAACGCATGCTCAGCAATTCATTAATGCCGAGGCTGGCATTGCTGATGCGAAAGCGGCACTGGAAGGCGCAAGACAGATTTTAATGGAGCGGTTTGCCGAAGATCCGGAGTTGCTCAGCGAGCTCAGAGAATACCTCTGGCAGCATGCTGTGCTTAAATCCACTGGCGAGGCTAAGGACAAGAAAGACGCGGCGAATAAATTTGCCGATTATTTTGACTATGCGGAACCGATTAAAAAAATCCCCTCCCATCGCGCCCTGGCCTTATTCCGCGGCCGACGCGAAAGCGTTTTGCAAATTGGCCTGCACCTGGTTGATGATGCGGAGTACGGCGAGAGAAGGGTGGCTGCTTATTTCAACATTAGCCATCAGGGACGTGCTGCGGACAACTGGCTGCTTGATACCGTACGCATGACCTGGAAAATCAAATTATTCACCAAGCTGGAACTCGAATTACTGGCGCGTTTACGTGAATCGGCCGATGAAGAGGCAATCCATGTGTTCGCACGTAATCTACGCGGTCTGTTGTTGGCGGCTCCAGCTGGCCCACGCATTACCATCGGCCTTGATCCCGGCATACGCACGGGTGTGAAAGTGGTGGTCGTGGACATCACCGGTAAATTACTGGATTACACCACGGTTTTCCCATTTGCTCCGCAGAATGAATGGCATCAGGCCATCGCTGAACTCGCGAAACTCGCGGCCAAACACCATGTTAACCTCATCAGCATTGGCAACGGCACCGGCTCGCGCGACACGGAACGCCTGGTGGCGGACATGATTAAAATGTATCCCGATTTGAAATTAAACAAAGTGCTGGTAAGTGAAGCTGGTGCCTCTGTTTACTCTGCCTCTGAACTGGCGGCGAACGAGTTTCCTGATCTGGATGTCAGTCTGCGTGGCGCAGTGTCCATCGCCAGACGATTACAGGATCCGTTGGCGGAATTGGTTAAAATTGAGCCCAAAGCCATTGGCGTCGGACAATATCAGCATGACGTGAACCAGACTCGTTTAGCACGAAGCCTGGATGGCGTGGTCGAGGATTGCGTGAATGCGGTGGGTGTCGATGTCAATACGGCCTCCGTGGCTCTGTTGACCCGTGTGTCCGGTTTAAACGAAACCCTGGCAAAGAATTTAGTTGAATACCGCGATCAGCATGGCGCTTTTGCTGATCGTAACCAGTTAAAACAGGTCCCGCGCATGGGCGAAAAAACCTTCCAGCAGGCGGCGGGTTTCTTACGCATCATGAATGGCAGTAACCCACTGGATGCCTCCGCGGTTCACCCGGAAGCGTATGCCCTGGTGGAACGCATTCTGGCTGATAAAAAAGTAACGATCACCCAAGTCATTGGCAATCATGATTTGTTAACCAGTGTCAATGCCGCCGACTACGTGGATGAGCAGTTTGGATTGCCGACTGTTCGTGACGTGTTGCGTGAACTCGAAAAACCCGGCCGCGATCCCCGCCCGGAATTCAAGACCGTCAATTTCAAAGAAGGCGTTGAGGACATCAGTCATCTGGAAGAAGGCATGATTCTCGAAGGGGTCATCAGCAATGTCACCAATTTCGGCGCCTTTGTGGATATTGGGGTTCATCAAGATGGGTTAGTCCACATTTCTGCTATGACCAATCGGTTTATTACGGATCCGCATACGGTGGTGAAAGCCGGCGATATCGTCAAGGTGAAAGTAGTGGAAGTGGACAAAGAGCGTCGCCGCATTGGTTTGAGCATGAAACTCGATGAAGCCAGGCCCGCTGTTGTGCACAAGAAAGTCAGTAAGCCTCAGGCTAAAAAAGCACCTGTGGTTAAAAAAGACGATGCCCGTAAAAAAGAAGACAGACGCCAGGTTCAACCGGCTAAAAAGGGCGTGTTTAACACCGCCATGGCGGATGCCCTGGCTAAACTGAAACCGGGATCATAA
- a CDS encoding serine hydrolase: MMTSTFAGSGRGDFHVLYQGQSVDDLIIQYMAEHNVPGMSLAIVQAPYITRVVGYGLANTDSRRLVATHGVFPIGQITNAYTAVAIMQLKEMGKLQLDDALSSHLKDIPASWQGITLRQLMTQTSGLPDYRESSGFDYSKDYTPSQWLELIKNTPILFKPGTQSRASATNNYLLGLVIEKASGMTYQEFVSKNQIERMALKHTFFVGGEKTIDNEVKDDQAGFKHQQFLKNRVYINPIEPVTGYEQTEQKLSPSKPLSWTATFADSGIIASAEDISLWDIGLAGGILVQEPADREFLYHPVTVNGQTIPGNAGWRFPGHPGFMEIKGHLPGYSSFLSRFTAPTELVCVTLLANKGGLPDLDILGRKIAGAFDYNLAAPVGAVWSETLQSPYSVSETMNRVAAIIKKQGGTIFARIDHSGEAEKAGQSLPETQVLIIGNPAKGTALMQANAAFALDLPLRIMATEDEKKQVWLSFTDPVKLASQYHVTPEQLPVLKPMSLGLNRICQQAVSPATIPASP; this comes from the coding sequence ATGATGACAAGCACATTCGCTGGCAGCGGTCGGGGCGATTTTCACGTTCTTTATCAGGGGCAGTCCGTTGACGATTTGATTATCCAGTACATGGCAGAACACAATGTTCCCGGGATGTCCTTAGCCATTGTCCAGGCGCCTTATATAACCCGCGTGGTGGGTTACGGATTGGCTAATACCGACAGCAGGCGGCTGGTGGCAACCCATGGTGTTTTCCCGATTGGACAAATCACCAATGCCTACACGGCCGTTGCCATCATGCAATTGAAAGAAATGGGCAAATTGCAACTTGATGATGCGTTGTCCTCTCACTTAAAGGATATTCCCGCCTCCTGGCAGGGTATTACCCTTCGGCAATTAATGACCCAAACGTCCGGGTTGCCTGATTATCGCGAAAGCTCAGGCTTTGATTACAGTAAAGACTATACACCGTCACAATGGCTGGAACTGATTAAAAATACCCCCATTCTGTTCAAACCAGGAACCCAAAGCCGGGCCAGCGCGACGAATAATTACCTGCTGGGTCTGGTCATCGAAAAGGCAAGCGGCATGACCTATCAGGAATTTGTCAGCAAGAATCAGATTGAACGCATGGCGCTTAAGCATACCTTTTTTGTCGGCGGTGAAAAAACCATTGATAATGAAGTCAAGGATGACCAAGCGGGCTTTAAACATCAGCAATTTCTTAAAAACCGGGTGTATATTAACCCCATCGAGCCGGTCACCGGGTATGAACAAACGGAGCAGAAACTGTCGCCGTCCAAGCCGTTAAGCTGGACTGCCACCTTTGCGGACAGCGGCATTATCGCCTCGGCAGAAGACATCAGTTTGTGGGATATTGGTTTGGCTGGCGGCATTCTGGTTCAGGAGCCAGCCGACAGAGAATTCCTCTATCATCCGGTGACTGTGAATGGTCAAACCATACCGGGCAATGCGGGATGGCGCTTCCCCGGTCATCCGGGGTTTATGGAGATAAAAGGCCACTTGCCTGGTTATTCGTCTTTCCTGAGCCGTTTTACAGCACCCACGGAATTGGTTTGTGTGACTCTGCTGGCGAATAAGGGTGGATTACCTGATTTGGATATTCTCGGGCGAAAAATTGCCGGTGCTTTCGATTACAATCTGGCAGCGCCTGTTGGGGCGGTTTGGTCCGAAACCCTGCAAAGCCCTTATTCGGTCAGTGAAACCATGAATCGGGTCGCTGCAATTATCAAAAAACAGGGCGGGACGATCTTTGCTCGCATTGACCACAGTGGCGAAGCCGAGAAAGCCGGGCAATCCTTACCAGAGACGCAGGTGCTGATTATTGGTAATCCCGCCAAAGGCACGGCCCTTATGCAGGCTAATGCGGCCTTTGCCCTGGATCTTCCCTTGCGGATTATGGCGACTGAGGATGAGAAAAAACAGGTCTGGTTAAGCTTTACCGACCCGGTAAAACTGGCTTCACAATACCACGTCACACCCGAACAACTGCCGGTATTGAAGCCGATGAGTCTGGGGTTAAACCGAATTTGCCAACAGGCGGTCAGTCCCGCGACGATTCCTGCCTCTCCTTGA